CGCTCCTCGCTGGCGCTCGTCGTTCGCGTGATCCCGGGCCGGGCTGCGCCGATGGACGACCTCGCCAGCTCGGTCGTCACGCCTCGACCTCCTGCGCCTGCGGCACGCGGCCGGCCGCGGGACCGGCCTCGGCGGCGGCCAGCACCGCCCGCACGATGTTGTGGTAACCGGTGCACCGGCAGAGGTTGCCCTCCAGACCCTCGCGGACCTCCCGGTCGGTCGGGTCGGGGTTGTCGGCGAGCACGCCGACCGCCGCCATGACCATGCCGGGGGTGCAGAACCCGCACTGCAGACCGTGCTCGGCGCGGAAGGCCGCCTGCACCGGGTGCATCTCGCCGTCCGGCCCGGCCAGCCCCTCCAGGGTGGTCACCTGGCCGCCGTCGGTCTGCGCCGCGAGCACCGTGCAGCTCTTCACCGTCAGCCCGTCGACGATGACCGTGCACGCGCCGCAGGAGGTGGTGTCGCAGCCGACGTTCGTGGCCTTGAACCCCCGCACGTCCCGCAGGTAGTGCGCCAGCAGTAGGCGGGGTTCCACCTCGTCGGTGCGCTCCTGCCCGTTCACCGTGATCGAGACCTGCATCAGTTGCCTCCCTGGGCCTGCTGGACGGCCCGGAACACCCGCATCGGGGTGGTGGGCATGTCGATGTGCCGTACGCCGAGGTGGGCGACCGCGTCGATGACCGCGTTCTGCACCGCCGGGGTGGCGCCGATCGTGCCGGCCTCGCCGACGCCCTTCGCGCCGAGCGGGTTCATCGGGGTGGGGGTGGCCATCTCCACCAGCTCGAAGCTGGGCAGCTCGGTGGCGGAGACGAACGGGTAGTCGGCCAGCGTGGAGGTCGTCGGGTTGCCGTCCTCGTCGTAGAGCACCTCCTCCAGCAGCGCCTGGGCGACGCCCTGGGCGTAGCCACCGTGCCGCTGCCCCTCGGCGAGCAGCGGGTTGAGGATCGTGCCCGCGTCGTCGACCGCGATCAGCCGCACGACCTCGGCCTTGCCCGACTCGACGTCCACCTCGACCACGACCACGTGGGCGCCGAAGGGGAACGTCGGGCCGCCCGCGGTGAACCTGGTGCGCACCAGGAGCTGCTCGTCGGCGGCCAGCTCCGCGAAGGTGACCCCCGTCCCCGGCGTGCCGCGGACGGCGAGCCCGGCCAGGCGCAGGTCCACGACGAGGTCCTCGGGCGCGACCTCCAGCTTCTCCGCGGCGCGCTGCCTGGCCAGCTCGACCAGCTCGTCGGCCGCCTGGTGCACCGCCGCACCGCCCTGCTGCAGGCTGCGCGAGCCCATCGTGCCGCCGCCCTGCGGCACCAGGTCGGTGTCACCGTGCACGACGGTGATCCGCTCCACCGGGATGCCGAGCTGGTCGCTGGCGATCATCGCCCAGGCGGTGGCGTGGCCCTGGCCGTGCGGCGAGGTGCCGGTGAGCACCGTGGCCGTGCCGTCCGGGTGGACCTCCAGGGCGGCGTTCTCGCCGGTGCCGGCGCCGTTGTCGGCCCCGGTGATCTCCACGTACACCGACATCCCGATGCCCAGCTGCCGGACGTCCCCCCGCTCCCGGCGGCGGGCCTGCTCGGCGCGCAGCTCGGCGTAGCCCGCCGCCTCCAGCGCCGCGTCCAGGGCGGCGGTGTAGTCGCCGTTGTCGTAGACGGCGCCCGTCGGCGTGGTGTGTGGCTCGCCGAACGCCGGCAGCAGGTTCCGGCGGCGCACGTCGGCGGGGTCCATGCCGATCTCGGCGGCGAACAGGTCGACCGCCCGCTCCAGTGCCGCCGTCGCCTCCGGCCGGCCGGCGCCGCGGTAGGCGCCGATGGGGGTCGTGGTGGTGGCCAGCGCGCGGGCCTGGGCGTGCACGCGCGGGAAGCCGTACACCCCGGGGGCCATCAGCATGGTCAGGGTGGGCAGCACCGTGCCGATCCGGGGGTAGGCACCGCAGTCCTGGTCGGCCACCAGGCTGTAGGCCTCGATCGTGCCGTCCCGGCGTCCGCCGATGGTGACCACCTGGTCCTGGGCCCGGCCGTGCAGCATCCCGATCATGTTCTCCGAGCGGCTCTCCGACCAGCGGACCGGCCGGCCGACGTGGCGGGCCAGCCAGGCGACGAACACGTACTCCGGGTCCGCGCCGATCTTGGCGCCGAAGCCACCGCCGACGTCCGGGGTGATCAGCCGGATCAGGTCGGGGTCCATCCCCAGCCAGTCGCCGTACTGCCCGCGGGCCTGCTGGGCGCCCTGGTTGGTGCACCAGGCGGTGAGCCGGCCGTCCTCGCTCCACACCGCGGCGGCGGCACGGGTCTCCAGCGGTACCGGTGCCACCCGCTGGTTGACCATCGGCTGGGTGACGACGACCTCGCAGCCGTCGAAGAGGTCCGCCGGCGCGGGCTCACCGAAGGAGGCCATCACGTTGGTCCCGGCCTCCGGGAACAGCAGCACCTCGTCGGACGCCGACGCGGCCGTGCCCACCACCGCGGGCAGCGGCTCGACGTCGACGACGACCAGCTCCGCGGCGTCCTCGCCCTGGTACGGCTGCTCGGTGAGGACGACGGCGACGGGGTCGCCGACGAAGCGCACCCGGTCCGACGCCAGCCAGGGCCGGGTCATCGCCGCGTTGACGAAGGGGAAGGGCGGTGGCAGGGGCTCCAGGTCACCGACGTCCTGCGCGGTCACCACCGCCACCACGCCGGGCGCCTCCAGCGCTGCCGACCCGTCGACCGACAGCAGCCGGCCGTGGGCGACGGTGGACCGCACGAAGGTCGCGTGCAGGGCCCCGGTCAGCCGCTCGTCGGTCAGGTCCTCGGTGTAGGTCGCACCCCGGGTGAGGAACAGCGGGTCTTCGGTGCGGACCACGCGCGTACCGAGGATGCTCATGCGCTCACCTTCCGTCGGGTGGGTGACCCCTGTCACCCTCCCGCACGGGGCGCCGGTCCGCCACCGACCCGCCATCGCACCGACGCCGTCGTCGGTGCGGCGTCGGTGGCGGGGTGCTCAGCCCGCGGCGTCCGCGTTGGGGTCGGGGGCCTGGCTGGCGTCGCCGTCCCAGTCCTTGCCCGCCGCGTCGGCGTGCTCGGAGATGCTGTCGGTCTGCCCGGCGACGGTCTGCACCATCTCCTCGTCCGAGAGACCCTCGCCCGCGCTGTAGGTGGTGCCGTCCGGCTCGCTCATGCCGTCTCCTCCTCGGTGGATCGCTCCCCCGCCGGTCCCCGCGGGTCGTCGTCGGCAAACC
This window of the Geodermatophilus sp. DSM 44513 genome carries:
- a CDS encoding xanthine dehydrogenase family protein molybdopterin-binding subunit — its product is MSILGTRVVRTEDPLFLTRGATYTEDLTDERLTGALHATFVRSTVAHGRLLSVDGSAALEAPGVVAVVTAQDVGDLEPLPPPFPFVNAAMTRPWLASDRVRFVGDPVAVVLTEQPYQGEDAAELVVVDVEPLPAVVGTAASASDEVLLFPEAGTNVMASFGEPAPADLFDGCEVVVTQPMVNQRVAPVPLETRAAAAVWSEDGRLTAWCTNQGAQQARGQYGDWLGMDPDLIRLITPDVGGGFGAKIGADPEYVFVAWLARHVGRPVRWSESRSENMIGMLHGRAQDQVVTIGGRRDGTIEAYSLVADQDCGAYPRIGTVLPTLTMLMAPGVYGFPRVHAQARALATTTTPIGAYRGAGRPEATAALERAVDLFAAEIGMDPADVRRRNLLPAFGEPHTTPTGAVYDNGDYTAALDAALEAAGYAELRAEQARRRERGDVRQLGIGMSVYVEITGADNGAGTGENAALEVHPDGTATVLTGTSPHGQGHATAWAMIASDQLGIPVERITVVHGDTDLVPQGGGTMGSRSLQQGGAAVHQAADELVELARQRAAEKLEVAPEDLVVDLRLAGLAVRGTPGTGVTFAELAADEQLLVRTRFTAGGPTFPFGAHVVVVEVDVESGKAEVVRLIAVDDAGTILNPLLAEGQRHGGYAQGVAQALLEEVLYDEDGNPTTSTLADYPFVSATELPSFELVEMATPTPMNPLGAKGVGEAGTIGATPAVQNAVIDAVAHLGVRHIDMPTTPMRVFRAVQQAQGGN
- a CDS encoding (2Fe-2S)-binding protein; protein product: MQVSITVNGQERTDEVEPRLLLAHYLRDVRGFKATNVGCDTTSCGACTVIVDGLTVKSCTVLAAQTDGGQVTTLEGLAGPDGEMHPVQAAFRAEHGLQCGFCTPGMVMAAVGVLADNPDPTDREVREGLEGNLCRCTGYHNIVRAVLAAAEAGPAAGRVPQAQEVEA